Part of the bacterium genome, CCCCAGCCAATTAAGTTTAGGTGAGGTTCAGAAGGTATTACATAATCTTTTACGAGAGGGGATTTCAATTCGTGATTTATTAACTATTGCTGAGGTATTAGCGGATTGGGCACCAAAAACCAAAGATATTGGCTTTCTAACTGAACAGGTAAGGATGAGTCTGGCAAGACAGATTATTCGACAATATTCGAGAGATGGCATTTTATCCGCCATCACCTTACATCCAAAATTAGAGAATGAAATGGCTGATAATCTTCAACAAACATCAGAAGGAGAACAAGTTATACTTGACCCAATCAGACTTCAGAAGATTATTCTGGCACTTCAGGAAGAGATAAAGAAAAATATTAAGGAAGACCCTGTTATTTTATGTTCTCCCAGAATAAGAAGGCATTTTAAAAATTTAATTATGAACTCAATCCCTCAAATAGGTGTTATATCATATAATGAAATAACAAATGTCGAAGTAAAATCAGTGGGGATGGTGAGTGTATCATGATGAAATATAAAACTTATGAGGCATTAACTTTACAGCAAGCGATATTAAAAATGACGATTGACCTGGGAAAAGATGCGTTATTAGTCAGTCATCGAAATATACGCAAAGGTGGGGTATGGGGATTATTTGGGCAAAAAATGGTTGAGGTAACAGCGGCTGTGCCAATGAAATCTGTTCCTGTGCCACCAACTTTACCTAAAACATCTCAAATCATCACCTCGTCTGCTACCCCGCCCCCGGCACAACGAGTCATCTATTCTACTCCAACTCCACCTCAACCTTCTATTTACTACCCATCTCCAAAACCATCACCTCCCCTAAAGGGAAAAGAGGTAGATACTACTTCGGCTGTCCATAAAGAACTTCTGGAGATAAAGGCAAAAATGGAGAGTATGCTTGGCGAAGTCCGAGGCGGCAAAGGACCTACTTACAAATATCCAGGTAAATCAGGAGAGTTATACATCCGATTACTCCAGAATGAAGTGGATGAAACATTATCTGAAACATTAATTAAAAGAGTAATTGCTGAATCACCAGGACCCCTTTTAGAAGACGAATATTATATCGAAGAAAGACTCAGGAATCATATTAGTAGTCTGATTAAAATAGGTAGTCCTATTCAACTTGTTGATGGTAGCCCAAAGATAATCTGTTTAATCGGTCCAACAGGCATTGGTAAGACAACAACATTAGCTAAATTAGCCGCAGATTTTGCCTTTGAAAAGCGTAAAAAGGTAGCGATTATAACCGTTGATACATACCGTATTGCGGCTGTCGAGCAACTCAAGGCTTATGCCGAGATATTAAATCTACCATTAGAGGTCGTATTTACGCCTTCTGAATTTAAAACGGCTATTGATAAATCCTCTGAGTCTAATCTGATTTTGATTGATACCGCCGGCAGGTCTCAACGAAATTCTATGCAATTGGTTGAACTAAAAAGCTTTATTGATTCCGCAGGCTATCGCCTTGAGATTTTTCTACTATTAAGTGCCACAACCAAGGATAAAGAATTAATTGATATTGTTGATAATTTTAAAAAGGTCTCTTTTCATAAACTCATATTTACGAAATTGGATGAAACGGTTACCTTTGGTCCAATATTGAATCTTTCAACACAGATTCCACAAGGGATAGCTTATGTTACTACGGGACAGAATGTTCCTGAAGATATTGAAGAGGCTAATGCCAATAAATTGGCGAAATTGATTATACAGTAGGAGGCGAAGGGTCATTTCCTGCACTCTACTTCTCAAGAGGTGAAATCAATGTTAGACCAGGCAGAAAATCTTAGACAACTGGTTAGACAAAGACAGATTGAAGAAGGGTTTATGTTGCCCGGCTGTAAGATAATAACCATAACAAGTGGTAAAGGAGGCGTTGGAAAAACTAATCTAACTGTAAATTTAGCCATCTCTTTTGCCTTAATGAATAAACGGGTCCTGATTTTAGATGCAGACCTGGGATTATCAAATGTAAATATTGTCATTGGTTTAGTGCCACCACCAAAATATAATCTATTTCATGTCATTAGCGGGCAAAAGGAGATTAAGGAGATTTTGGCTGATGGTCCCTGCGGCGTGAAGGTGATTACCGGGGCAGTTGGAGTTACCAGACTTTCCAATATTTCAGCCAGAAAACGCAAACAATTTATTGACAAATTAAGTAGTTTATTTGACTCATTTGATTTGATTTTAATTGATACCTCTGCGGGTATTTCACCAAATGTGCTATCATTTATCTTAGCCGCTAATGAGGTAGTGTTAATTACTACCCCTGAACCCACGGCTATTGCTGATGCTTACGGCGTAATAAAGGCAAGTTCATCTATGAACAATGATGTTAACCTGAAATTAGTGGTTAATAGAATAACAAATATTATGGAAGGGAAAAAGGTTGCTGACCGAATAGTAAATATCGCCGGTCAATTCTTAAATGTCAAGGTAGAAAATGTTGGGTATCTTTTAGATGACCCTGTGGTGGCAAGGGCAGTTAGGGAACAAGCACCGTTCTTCCTCGCTTATCCAAAATCAAAGGCAACAGATTGTATTTATCACATCCGTAATAAACTGGCTAATATACCTGATGATTCACTTAAGTATGGCATTAAGGGGTTTTTCAAACGATTATTTAGTTCAAATGGAGATGAACATCTATGGGATTAAAGATGGGTTTTTCGGTTGCTTTAATTAGTTCTTTTATTAACGGAGTAGTTACTTATTTTAAATTTTATCAGTATATCTCCAATGCTGAATTAGTTCTATTGATATTCTTACGAGTCCTGATTACATTTATTATATTTTTTGGATTAACCATAGGGATTTATGTATTTCTACAAAAGGAAATACCACAAATATCTGGTAAAAAAGTGCGTCCAAAAAAACCAACAAAAATAGACTATGTCTTACCCTCTGTTTCTCCT contains:
- the flhF gene encoding flagellar biosynthesis protein FlhF encodes the protein MMKYKTYEALTLQQAILKMTIDLGKDALLVSHRNIRKGGVWGLFGQKMVEVTAAVPMKSVPVPPTLPKTSQIITSSATPPPAQRVIYSTPTPPQPSIYYPSPKPSPPLKGKEVDTTSAVHKELLEIKAKMESMLGEVRGGKGPTYKYPGKSGELYIRLLQNEVDETLSETLIKRVIAESPGPLLEDEYYIEERLRNHISSLIKIGSPIQLVDGSPKIICLIGPTGIGKTTTLAKLAADFAFEKRKKVAIITVDTYRIAAVEQLKAYAEILNLPLEVVFTPSEFKTAIDKSSESNLILIDTAGRSQRNSMQLVELKSFIDSAGYRLEIFLLLSATTKDKELIDIVDNFKKVSFHKLIFTKLDETVTFGPILNLSTQIPQGIAYVTTGQNVPEDIEEANANKLAKLIIQ
- a CDS encoding MinD/ParA family protein, which gives rise to MLDQAENLRQLVRQRQIEEGFMLPGCKIITITSGKGGVGKTNLTVNLAISFALMNKRVLILDADLGLSNVNIVIGLVPPPKYNLFHVISGQKEIKEILADGPCGVKVITGAVGVTRLSNISARKRKQFIDKLSSLFDSFDLILIDTSAGISPNVLSFILAANEVVLITTPEPTAIADAYGVIKASSSMNNDVNLKLVVNRITNIMEGKKVADRIVNIAGQFLNVKVENVGYLLDDPVVARAVREQAPFFLAYPKSKATDCIYHIRNKLANIPDDSLKYGIKGFFKRLFSSNGDEHLWD